A genome region from Tolypothrix sp. PCC 7712 includes the following:
- a CDS encoding pentapeptide repeat-containing protein, with the protein MGGMSLICVTLRFTSAFLCVLLIIFCFALPASAVQTSLQRTPLTLELLQERVRTPILREGNLTIDLRQMVIDLRPENASFRDAFYQLLRKELQKTGAKPLGLDLSYSLIQGDFMGSELGLRTPLYAQEIAPIFTPTEQEQLENLRLVCLQSLAVSLPNAKDCRSLLGTQPDTSSEITVFRGSLTLVNTRFNGEVWFPNIFFLQSVDAQGATFIQPTNWTETRFSRAVSFTGATFRQLSNFQGSIFFNKANFKQTQFQEPVDFQNSIFEDIANFNQANFKQLAKFSIVQWLGNADFSDVHFFNQAQFTKANFDQFLFLTAATFDQAVIFREAQFDQPVSLQGASILNLADFSDANFAKAAFLGVSGLTFNSNQAKILGNSGEIGKRFCVTTLQGNQNVLRNLGQNFRQQQQIADANQLEYTKQRLRLMELTRRLVGTNINIATVTRLNKLGFSTTQAEAIAQRRQVKPFRNSSELLTLADIDLETYSQLRDRLIVSEPLSIGVWLLQAWSWLALSVLLLLSGYGTNIWLVFGVGGVAIAFFGLLFWLVDRYRRLRPVPIIPTYYETISILISFSCLEFLSLLAIFRSAEQPWLTLGCLLMIIVPIPIILLTRLYQQGRYHDLLEVSYFTEDGTFRQLRLLIGRLPVIPRNPTFRERYMHLLWDRRWNWLNYYDFSLNNLVRLGFNDIRMRDEHLPSIIATLGWYEWSLGLLYITLVLWTLSRTIPGLNLLIYLK; encoded by the coding sequence ATGGGTGGGATGAGCTTAATTTGTGTAACTTTGCGTTTTACCTCTGCGTTCCTCTGCGTTTTATTAATTATCTTCTGCTTTGCTCTCCCAGCCTCCGCAGTTCAAACTTCTCTACAACGTACACCCTTAACTCTGGAACTGTTACAAGAAAGGGTGCGTACACCCATACTGCGGGAAGGTAATTTAACAATAGATTTGCGGCAGATGGTGATTGATTTACGCCCAGAAAATGCCAGTTTCCGCGATGCTTTTTATCAACTGCTGCGGAAAGAATTACAAAAAACTGGTGCGAAACCTTTGGGTTTAGATTTGAGCTATTCTCTGATTCAAGGGGATTTTATGGGTAGTGAGTTGGGTTTAAGAACTCCCCTTTACGCCCAAGAAATCGCCCCCATTTTTACCCCAACTGAACAAGAGCAATTAGAAAATTTGCGCCTTGTTTGCTTACAATCATTAGCAGTTTCCTTACCCAACGCTAAAGACTGTCGATCGCTATTAGGAACGCAGCCAGATACATCTAGTGAAATTACTGTATTTCGTGGCTCTTTGACACTAGTAAATACTCGCTTTAATGGCGAAGTATGGTTTCCTAATATTTTCTTCCTGCAGTCTGTAGATGCCCAAGGTGCAACATTTATCCAGCCTACCAACTGGACAGAAACTAGATTCAGCCGGGCTGTCAGCTTTACTGGTGCTACCTTTCGGCAATTAAGTAACTTTCAAGGCAGTATTTTTTTTAACAAGGCTAATTTTAAACAAACTCAATTTCAGGAACCTGTTGACTTTCAAAACAGTATCTTTGAAGATATCGCCAACTTTAATCAGGCGAATTTTAAGCAGTTGGCTAAATTTAGTATTGTGCAATGGTTAGGAAATGCTGATTTTTCGGATGTGCATTTTTTCAATCAAGCACAATTTACTAAAGCTAATTTCGATCAGTTTTTGTTTTTGACAGCAGCGACTTTTGATCAAGCAGTGATTTTTCGCGAAGCGCAGTTTGATCAACCTGTGAGTCTGCAAGGTGCTAGCATTCTTAATCTGGCAGATTTTAGCGATGCTAACTTTGCCAAAGCAGCTTTTTTAGGTGTATCTGGTCTGACTTTTAATTCTAATCAAGCGAAAATATTAGGTAATTCTGGCGAAATTGGCAAGAGATTTTGCGTCACTACCTTGCAAGGAAATCAAAATGTCTTGCGGAATTTGGGGCAAAATTTTCGTCAGCAACAGCAAATAGCCGATGCAAATCAGCTCGAATATACAAAACAGCGCTTGCGGCTAATGGAGTTAACTCGGCGTTTGGTAGGGACAAATATCAATATTGCTACCGTCACCAGGTTAAATAAATTAGGTTTTTCTACAACTCAAGCAGAAGCGATCGCCCAACGTCGTCAAGTAAAACCATTCCGCAATAGCAGCGAATTACTAACTTTAGCAGATATTGATTTAGAAACCTACAGCCAATTGCGCGATCGCCTAATTGTCAGCGAACCTTTATCAATCGGTGTGTGGTTACTCCAAGCTTGGAGTTGGCTAGCGTTGAGTGTGCTGCTGTTATTGAGTGGCTATGGTACAAATATTTGGCTAGTATTTGGTGTTGGTGGTGTGGCGATCGCTTTTTTTGGCTTGCTATTTTGGTTAGTGGATCGCTATCGGCGTTTGCGTCCCGTGCCGATTATCCCCACCTATTATGAAACCATATCTATATTAATTAGTTTTAGCTGCTTAGAATTTTTGAGTTTATTAGCCATTTTCCGCAGCGCAGAACAACCTTGGCTAACCCTGGGGTGTCTTTTGATGATTATTGTCCCCATACCGATAATTTTATTAACTAGACTTTACCAGCAAGGTCGTTATCACGATTTATTAGAAGTTTCCTACTTCACAGAAGACGGTACCTTTCGCCAGCTACGTTTATTAATTGGACGCTTACCTGTGATTCCCCGAAATCCTACCTTTCGCGAACGCTATATGCATCTTTTGTGGGATCGGCGTTGGAACTGGCTGAATTATTATGACTTTAGCCTGAATAACTTAGTCAGGTTAGGATTTAACGATATTCGGATGCGAGATGAGCATTTACCCAGCATTATCGCCACATTAGGCTGGTATGAATGGAGCCTAGGTTTACTATATATTACCTTAGTTCTGTGGACACTCTCCCGCACCATCCCCGGATTGAACTTGCTGATTTACCTCAAGTGA
- the hetL gene encoding heterocyst differentiation pentapeptide repeat protein HetL, with the protein MNLDEILKRYGTGERNFQRVNLQEAELTNVNLSGADFSYADLRQTRLGKTNFSQGCLREADLSESILWGTNLSEADLYGAILREADLTGANLIKSNLEAANLIKASLCGANLTGVKLSRSLLFQADLRPSSDQRTDLGYAVLTGADLSYADLRAAALHHANLDGAKLCRANLSRRVQWGDMPTDLTKASLQNADLSYVNLSNAILRNANLKGADLTGAILTDVDFQGAIMPDGKVHD; encoded by the coding sequence ATGAATTTGGATGAAATTCTTAAGCGTTACGGTACTGGAGAAAGAAATTTTCAGCGAGTCAATTTACAAGAAGCAGAGCTAACAAACGTCAACCTCAGTGGTGCAGATTTTAGCTATGCTGATTTACGTCAGACTAGGCTCGGTAAAACTAACTTCAGTCAAGGTTGTCTGCGTGAAGCAGATTTAAGTGAATCTATCCTCTGGGGAACAAACTTAAGTGAAGCAGACTTGTATGGTGCAATCCTCAGAGAAGCAGATTTAACTGGTGCAAACTTAATTAAGAGTAATTTAGAAGCGGCGAATTTAATCAAAGCTAGTTTATGTGGCGCTAATTTAACTGGTGTCAAGCTTTCTCGTTCTCTGTTATTTCAAGCAGATTTACGCCCTAGTTCCGATCAGCGTACAGATTTGGGATATGCGGTTTTGACAGGAGCAGACTTGAGCTACGCTGACTTGAGAGCTGCTGCATTGCATCACGCCAACTTAGATGGCGCAAAATTGTGTCGAGCAAACCTCAGCCGGAGAGTGCAGTGGGGAGATATGCCCACAGATTTAACAAAAGCGAGTTTACAAAATGCAGACTTAAGCTATGTCAATCTCAGCAACGCCATCCTCCGCAACGCCAATTTAAAAGGCGCAGACTTGACAGGCGCTATTCTCACAGATGTAGACTTCCAAGGCGCAATTATGCCTGATGGCAAAGTCCATGATTAA
- a CDS encoding phytanoyl-CoA dioxygenase family protein — MFNQLYKYIPRIPSELRYRIDLMRHSRKLPALSPQDKLIVDTLRQEGVVTTSLQDLALPKTAALIPSAESQLANMELALAAKYKNPQKFGSLENPAYPQIFTVTDLPEFFHWGSEQRLLNIIENYIGLPIAFQGVHLRRDFANDEQLTTELWHLDAEDRRMVKVIIYLNDVSVENGPFEYIPKSQLSLIQQLQIRSKIVPKTAKGLVGLNDAEIEKIVPKSLWKSCPGKAGSIVIADPRAIFHHGKPRTQSRSTLFFVYTAKNPLRPECCKQYSDQTFARVLPA; from the coding sequence ATGTTCAATCAACTGTATAAATATATTCCCAGAATCCCCTCCGAATTGCGTTACAGAATAGATTTAATGCGCCATTCCAGGAAATTACCTGCGCTATCTCCACAAGATAAGTTGATTGTTGATACTCTGCGTCAAGAAGGAGTTGTGACTACTTCTTTGCAAGATTTAGCACTTCCCAAAACAGCAGCATTGATTCCATCTGCCGAAAGCCAGTTGGCTAATATGGAATTAGCTTTAGCTGCTAAATATAAAAATCCGCAAAAATTTGGTAGCTTAGAAAATCCAGCTTATCCGCAGATTTTTACTGTCACAGATTTACCTGAGTTTTTTCACTGGGGAAGTGAACAAAGGTTACTGAATATTATCGAAAACTATATCGGTCTACCGATTGCCTTTCAAGGCGTACATTTACGGCGAGACTTTGCCAATGATGAGCAACTAACTACAGAATTATGGCACCTAGATGCAGAAGACCGTCGCATGGTTAAGGTAATTATCTACCTAAATGATGTGAGTGTAGAAAATGGCCCATTTGAGTATATTCCTAAATCTCAACTGTCATTAATTCAACAGTTGCAAATTCGCTCTAAGATTGTACCCAAAACCGCAAAAGGTTTAGTCGGGCTGAATGATGCAGAGATAGAAAAAATTGTGCCTAAGTCACTGTGGAAATCATGTCCAGGGAAAGCTGGAAGCATAGTTATTGCAGATCCGAGAGCTATTTTCCATCACGGTAAACCCCGTACACAATCACGGTCTACTCTGTTTTTTGTGTACACTGCTAAGAATCCTTTACGTCCAGAATGTTGTAAGCAATATAGCGATCAAACCTTTGCAAGAGTATTGCCAGCTTAG
- a CDS encoding WGxxGxxG-CTERM domain-containing protein: MRHWNLSKVVLAGVFALSFTAVPLSMSASAQSGSSGGGSSSGGSAGTGSGSGLGTTGSGSGLGTSGSGTTGSGSGLGTSGSGTTGSGSGLGTSGSGLGTSGSGTTGSGSGLGTSGSGTTGGGSGLGTSGTGTTGSGSGLGTSGSGTTGNGSGLGTSGTGTDSTGTTGTGSTGSGINSTGTGTGATGTGSTGTGTTGTGTATDGTGTTGLGTDGTGTTGTDGTGTTGTGTTGTGTGTTTDPSLRETSDVRGDRGGSDWSWLGLLGLAGLAGLARKRETPKAYADPNQVTGSGSSTRY; encoded by the coding sequence ATGAGGCATTGGAATTTATCTAAAGTTGTTTTGGCTGGTGTGTTTGCTCTCAGTTTTACTGCTGTACCCTTAAGTATGTCTGCCTCAGCCCAAAGTGGCTCTTCTGGTGGTGGCAGTTCTTCTGGTGGTAGCGCTGGTACAGGAAGTGGTTCTGGTTTAGGTACCACAGGTAGTGGTTCTGGTTTGGGTACTTCCGGTTCTGGCACTACAGGTAGCGGTTCTGGTTTAGGTACCTCCGGTTCTGGCACCACAGGTAGCGGTTCTGGTTTAGGTACTTCCGGTTCTGGTTTAGGTACCTCTGGTTCTGGCACCACAGGTAGTGGTTCTGGTTTAGGTACTTCCGGTTCTGGCACTACAGGTGGTGGTTCTGGTTTAGGTACTTCCGGCACAGGCACCACAGGTAGCGGTTCTGGTTTAGGTACCTCTGGTTCTGGCACCACAGGTAATGGTTCTGGTTTAGGTACTTCCGGCACAGGCACTGATAGTACAGGCACAACAGGCACAGGTTCCACAGGTAGCGGCATTAATAGCACAGGAACTGGCACAGGCGCAACAGGTACAGGTTCTACTGGTACTGGCACTACAGGCACAGGCACGGCTACTGATGGTACAGGCACAACAGGTCTTGGCACGGATGGCACAGGTACCACAGGTACTGATGGCACTGGTACAACAGGTACAGGAACTACGGGAACTGGCACAGGCACCACAACTGACCCCTCATTACGAGAAACTAGCGATGTCAGAGGCGATCGCGGTGGTTCTGATTGGAGTTGGTTAGGTTTATTAGGGTTAGCTGGTTTAGCCGGTTTAGCTCGTAAGCGCGAAACACCCAAAGCTTATGCAGATCCTAATCAAGTTACAGGTTCTGGTTCCTCAACAAGATATTAA
- a CDS encoding HEAT repeat domain-containing protein, translated as MTLTEGVTLQVDDVYVPLGLVERKKQSKHKDNTSLEQGTDKIQDDVSPEQGSELYKETEITKNFEHDAFLEEVLKQKNTPKSQGKRIAIIGEPGAGKTTLLQQIADWVSREIQQSIVIWVSLADLREKELKAYLFETWLNQVAEKIGKAEATKQLKDDFVALFNQNNVWLLLDGLDEMSASSGNSLTEISRQLREAGAISQSRIVLTCRVNMWDGSINALDDFDTYRTLDFSYPKDVEKFIDKWFNKIEIPQAGKQLCIALKEPGKERIQDLVKNPLRLTLLCLNWQSGDGKLPDTQSGLYQQFVDDFYKWKKDKVAITPAQIQQLNIQLGELAKTAIDQETTRFRLQQDFVNRFLGDAEDKNSLLSLALNRGWLNSIGIDTHRKPVYAFFHASFQEYFAAKAIDDWNFFLPRKHKNKPVKFKDAKYRVFEPQWKQTILLWLGREEETFKQQKQQFIDTLISFKDGCQKFYEYRAYLLAATGIAEFKDYVRADEIIAQIVNWIIDSHSSLKEEARSALQQTDRTKAIAALVQLLQSQNLSDYTIGQVVESLETIGTGNEVAIAALVQLLQSQNLDYSIRRRAAESLGNIDPGNEFAIASLVQLLQSQNLDEDTIRQATYSINKIGTGNEDAIAALVQLLQSQNLSDYTIREAAEQLGEIDPGNEDAIAALVQLLQSQHLSDYSIGQAAYSLGQIGTGNEFAIAALVQLLQSQHLSDYTRWLARYSIEKIGTGNEFAIAALVQLLQSQHLSDYTRWLARYSIEKIGTGNEFAIAALVQLLQSQHLSDYTRRLVASSLGTIDPGNEDAIATLVQLLQSPNLDDYTRRLAASSLGTIDPGNKFAIAAFVQLLQSPNLDDSTRRLVASSLGTIDPGNEFAIAALVQLLQSQHLDEDTIRQAAYSLGNIDPGNQVAITALVQLLQSPNLDEDTIRQAAESLGNIGTGNEDVIAALVQLLQSQHLDNSTRWQAGLSLINIGTGNEDVIATLVQLLQSHNLDNSTRWLAAESLGKIDPGNEFVIAASVQLLQSHNLDNSTRREAASSLGRIIRDNKHRFTAVKALSSYWRLDDNFYNLAWECAKNMPYPDFYQAWHQHNFATRTMRSIMKILLTEI; from the coding sequence TTGACATTAACTGAAGGAGTCACCCTGCAAGTTGATGATGTTTACGTACCACTGGGATTAGTTGAGCGCAAAAAACAATCTAAGCATAAAGATAATACTTCTTTAGAACAGGGGACAGATAAGATTCAAGATGATGTTTCTCCAGAACAGGGATCTGAACTTTATAAAGAAACAGAAATTACCAAAAATTTTGAGCATGACGCTTTTCTGGAAGAAGTTTTAAAACAGAAGAACACGCCTAAAAGTCAAGGTAAGCGAATTGCCATTATTGGTGAACCAGGTGCAGGAAAGACAACACTGTTACAGCAAATTGCTGATTGGGTATCTCGTGAGATTCAGCAGTCGATTGTCATTTGGGTATCATTAGCAGATTTGCGCGAGAAGGAATTAAAAGCTTATCTTTTTGAGACTTGGTTAAATCAGGTAGCTGAGAAAATAGGTAAAGCTGAAGCCACCAAGCAACTAAAAGATGATTTTGTTGCTCTGTTTAATCAAAATAATGTGTGGCTACTGCTAGATGGGTTAGATGAAATGTCCGCATCTTCAGGTAATTCGCTAACAGAAATTTCGCGTCAATTGCGTGAAGCAGGAGCAATTTCTCAATCGCGAATTGTGCTGACTTGTCGGGTTAATATGTGGGATGGCAGTATTAATGCACTTGACGATTTTGATACCTATCGCACTTTAGATTTTTCTTATCCAAAAGATGTAGAGAAATTTATTGATAAATGGTTCAATAAAATTGAAATTCCCCAAGCTGGGAAGCAGTTATGCATAGCCTTGAAAGAACCGGGGAAAGAACGGATTCAGGATTTAGTGAAAAATCCTTTGCGGTTAACGCTTTTGTGTTTGAATTGGCAATCAGGAGATGGGAAATTACCAGATACTCAATCCGGACTCTATCAGCAATTTGTTGATGACTTCTACAAATGGAAAAAAGACAAAGTTGCGATAACTCCTGCCCAGATTCAGCAACTAAATATTCAATTAGGAGAATTAGCTAAAACAGCAATAGACCAAGAAACCACTCGTTTTCGCTTGCAGCAGGATTTTGTTAATCGCTTTTTAGGAGATGCTGAAGATAAAAATTCTTTGCTGAGTTTGGCATTAAATCGAGGTTGGCTGAACAGTATAGGGATAGATACACATAGAAAACCTGTTTATGCTTTCTTTCATGCCTCATTTCAAGAGTATTTTGCTGCTAAAGCAATTGATGACTGGAACTTTTTTTTACCCCGTAAACACAAAAATAAACCTGTTAAATTTAAAGACGCAAAATACCGCGTCTTTGAACCGCAATGGAAGCAAACAATATTGCTGTGGTTAGGAAGAGAGGAAGAAACTTTCAAACAGCAAAAGCAACAGTTTATTGATACTTTAATTAGTTTTAAAGATGGATGTCAAAAATTTTATGAATATCGCGCTTATTTATTAGCAGCCACAGGGATTGCAGAGTTTAAAGATTATGTAAGAGCAGATGAAATAATAGCACAAATCGTCAATTGGATAATTGATAGTCACAGTTCTCTAAAAGAGGAAGCTAGGTCAGCTTTACAGCAAACAGACCGGACAAAAGCGATCGCCGCCTTGGTGCAACTGCTGCAATCACAAAATCTGTCTGACTACACCATTGGGCAGGTAGTAGAAAGTTTAGAGACAATCGGCACAGGCAATGAAGTTGCGATCGCTGCCTTGGTGCAACTGCTGCAATCACAAAATCTGGATTACTCCATCCGTAGGCGGGCAGCAGAAAGTTTAGGGAATATCGACCCAGGCAATGAATTTGCGATCGCCTCCTTGGTGCAACTGCTGCAATCACAAAATTTGGATGAGGACACCATTAGGCAGGCAACATATAGCATAAATAAAATTGGCACAGGCAATGAAGATGCGATCGCCGCTTTGGTGCAACTACTACAATCACAAAATCTGTCTGACTACACTATTAGGGAGGCAGCAGAGCAATTAGGGGAAATCGACCCAGGTAATGAAGATGCGATCGCCGCCTTAGTGCAACTGCTGCAATCACAACATCTGTCTGACTACAGTATTGGGCAGGCAGCATATAGCTTAGGGCAAATCGGCACAGGCAATGAATTTGCCATTGCTGCCTTAGTGCAACTGCTGCAATCACAACATCTGTCTGACTACACCCGTTGGCTAGCAAGATATAGCATAGAGAAAATCGGCACAGGCAATGAATTTGCCATTGCTGCCTTAGTGCAACTGCTGCAATCACAACATCTGTCTGACTACACCCGTTGGCTAGCAAGATATAGCATAGAGAAAATCGGCACAGGCAATGAATTTGCCATTGCTGCCTTAGTGCAACTGTTGCAATCACAACATCTGTCTGACTACACCCGTAGGCTGGTAGCATCAAGCTTAGGAACAATCGACCCAGGCAATGAAGATGCGATCGCCACCTTGGTGCAACTGCTACAATCACCTAATCTGGATGACTACACCCGTAGGCTGGCAGCATCAAGCTTAGGAACAATCGACCCAGGCAATAAATTTGCGATCGCCGCCTTTGTGCAACTGCTGCAATCACCTAATCTGGATGACTCCACCCGTAGGCTGGTAGCATCAAGCTTAGGAACAATCGACCCAGGCAATGAATTTGCGATCGCGGCCTTGGTGCAACTGCTACAATCACAACATCTCGATGAGGACACCATTAGGCAGGCAGCATATAGCTTAGGGAATATCGACCCAGGCAATCAAGTTGCGATCACGGCCTTGGTGCAACTGCTACAATCACCTAATCTGGATGAAGACACCATTAGGCAGGCAGCAGAAAGCTTAGGGAATATCGGCACAGGCAATGAAGATGTGATCGCCGCCTTAGTGCAACTGCTGCAATCACAACATCTGGATAACTCCACCCGTTGGCAGGCAGGATTAAGCTTAATCAATATCGGCACAGGCAATGAAGATGTGATCGCCACCTTGGTGCAACTGCTGCAATCACATAATCTCGATAACTCTACCCGTTGGTTGGCAGCAGAAAGCTTAGGAAAAATCGATCCAGGCAATGAATTTGTGATCGCTGCCTCAGTGCAACTGCTGCAATCACATAATCTCGATAACTCCACTCGTAGGGAGGCAGCATCAAGCTTAGGGAGAATTATCCGAGATAATAAGCATCGATTTACAGCAGTTAAAGCTTTAAGCAGTTATTGGCGATTAGATGATAATTTCTACAATTTAGCCTGGGAATGTGCCAAGAATATGCCTTACCCCGATTTCTATCAAGCTTGGCATCAACATAATTTTGCTACGCGTACAATGAGAAGCATTATGAAAATACTCCTTACAGAAATTTGA
- a CDS encoding zinc-dependent alcohol dehydrogenase family protein, whose amino-acid sequence MKAVLMTAAGSPDVLKVQEITNPGVPVGDTELLVRLVAAGINPIDTKLRQRGTFYPEQMPAVLGCDGAGVVEAVGAGVQRFRPGDAVYFCYGGLGSHQGNYAEYTVVDERFVAHKPNSISFAEAAAAPLVLITAWEALYERGRLEPKENVLIHAGAGGVGHVAIQLAKLKGANVATTVSSQDKANFVKELGADEVIFYKQTDFVQAALDWTNGEGVDLAFDTVGGETFGKTFPAVRIYGDIVTILEPDPKTVWKVARNRNLRIGLELMLTPMVQGLVESLQHHAEILEQCATWIDQGKLKIHVSHKFTLEEAAKAHQLLENGSIAGKIVLLMSDE is encoded by the coding sequence ATGAAAGCAGTCTTAATGACAGCCGCAGGTAGCCCTGATGTACTAAAGGTACAGGAAATTACCAATCCTGGTGTTCCTGTAGGAGATACGGAACTTTTAGTACGCTTGGTAGCAGCTGGTATAAATCCCATCGATACAAAACTTCGTCAACGAGGTACTTTTTACCCCGAACAAATGCCTGCTGTTTTAGGATGTGATGGTGCAGGTGTGGTGGAAGCGGTAGGTGCTGGAGTGCAGCGCTTTCGCCCAGGGGATGCGGTGTATTTCTGCTATGGTGGCTTAGGCTCACACCAAGGCAATTATGCTGAATATACTGTTGTCGATGAGCGCTTTGTCGCCCATAAACCGAATTCTATATCTTTTGCTGAAGCCGCAGCCGCACCTTTGGTATTGATTACTGCTTGGGAAGCTTTATATGAACGGGGAAGGCTAGAACCCAAGGAAAATGTTTTAATTCATGCGGGTGCTGGTGGAGTTGGTCATGTGGCAATTCAACTAGCTAAACTTAAAGGTGCGAATGTCGCTACCACAGTCAGTTCTCAAGATAAGGCGAACTTCGTTAAAGAACTCGGTGCTGATGAAGTCATTTTTTACAAACAAACTGACTTTGTGCAAGCCGCTTTAGATTGGACGAATGGCGAAGGGGTAGACTTGGCTTTTGATACTGTTGGTGGCGAAACCTTTGGTAAAACTTTCCCCGCAGTCCGAATTTATGGCGATATTGTGACGATTCTAGAACCCGATCCCAAAACTGTTTGGAAAGTTGCGCGAAACCGCAACCTCCGCATTGGTTTGGAATTGATGTTAACACCGATGGTTCAAGGCTTAGTAGAAAGTCTTCAGCACCATGCAGAAATTCTCGAACAATGCGCCACTTGGATCGATCAAGGGAAGTTAAAAATCCATGTTAGCCACAAATTTACTTTAGAAGAAGCAGCAAAAGCTCACCAATTACTTGAAAATGGCTCGATCGCAGGTAAAATTGTTCTGCTGATGAGCGATGAATAG
- a CDS encoding ArsR/SmtB family transcription factor, translating to MLETKPSEAEPAVIAAVADYFKVLSEVSRLHILTCLKSGSMNVMEIAEATGLGQANLSKHLKVLTQAGILSRQPKGTSAYYEIADPMIFELCDLACDRISERILQQVESLKGIRGNTAGF from the coding sequence ATGTTAGAAACAAAGCCATCCGAGGCTGAACCTGCTGTGATTGCAGCGGTTGCTGACTATTTCAAGGTGCTATCAGAGGTGAGTCGGTTACACATTTTAACTTGTCTAAAGTCAGGGTCAATGAATGTGATGGAAATTGCAGAAGCGACTGGCTTGGGACAGGCAAATTTGTCTAAGCATCTCAAAGTGTTAACTCAGGCAGGGATTTTATCTCGTCAGCCTAAAGGTACCAGTGCTTATTACGAGATTGCAGATCCAATGATTTTTGAACTCTGTGATTTAGCGTGCGATCGCATTAGTGAACGCATTCTACAACAGGTGGAAAGCCTCAAAGGTATAAGGGGCAATACAGCTGGTTTTTGA
- a CDS encoding NAD(P)H-dependent flavin oxidoreductase: MNKSVMTHVLPPLRIGKHIARYPIVQGAMAVRVAGAKLAGAVANEGGVGIIASLGLGLYSPDFDQRKRGSFFTANKLALIDELAKARSISPDGVIGVNILVATKDYPVLAQTAAAEGADLIITGAGLPLTLPEYTADYPDVALVPSVSNVEAAQFICQVWQKRYNRLPDAFIVENCQKVGGHFSQCEQINPPGFSIASVIAQLREYFANQLGVSIPLIVTGGIWDRGDIDKMLAIAADGVQIGTRFITTEECDADRRYKEFHLQACAEDIMTVPSPVGKPSRALRNAFAENAIAGSSSIERRCIANCLESCLCRDSGKTYCLLQALARAGQGDVENGLIFSGANVRYTERIVSIAELMAELTQPQTAIAL, encoded by the coding sequence ATGAACAAGTCTGTTATGACCCATGTCCTTCCTCCCCTACGGATTGGTAAACATATTGCCCGCTATCCTATTGTTCAAGGTGCAATGGCTGTGCGTGTTGCGGGCGCGAAGTTAGCTGGTGCTGTTGCTAATGAAGGCGGAGTGGGTATCATTGCATCTCTGGGACTGGGGTTGTATTCTCCTGATTTTGACCAACGCAAACGCGGTAGCTTTTTTACAGCGAATAAACTCGCTTTGATTGATGAACTAGCTAAGGCGCGCAGTATCAGTCCAGATGGTGTAATCGGCGTAAATATTTTAGTTGCTACTAAAGATTATCCAGTATTGGCTCAGACTGCTGCGGCTGAAGGAGCAGATTTAATTATTACTGGAGCCGGATTACCTTTGACTTTACCAGAGTATACTGCAGACTATCCTGATGTAGCGCTGGTGCCAAGTGTTTCTAATGTGGAAGCAGCGCAGTTCATCTGCCAAGTTTGGCAAAAACGTTACAATCGCTTACCTGATGCTTTTATTGTGGAAAATTGCCAGAAGGTAGGCGGACATTTTAGCCAGTGCGAACAGATTAATCCCCCAGGATTTTCAATTGCGTCGGTGATTGCACAATTACGGGAGTATTTTGCAAATCAGTTAGGTGTGAGTATACCGTTGATTGTCACCGGAGGAATTTGGGATAGGGGTGATATTGATAAGATGTTAGCGATCGCAGCAGATGGTGTGCAAATTGGTACGCGCTTTATTACTACAGAGGAATGTGATGCCGATCGCCGTTATAAAGAATTTCATCTTCAGGCTTGTGCAGAAGATATTATGACAGTGCCTAGTCCTGTAGGCAAACCTAGCCGGGCTTTACGTAATGCATTTGCAGAAAATGCGATCGCAGGTTCATCATCAATAGAGCGGCGATGCATTGCCAATTGTTTAGAATCATGTCTGTGTCGTGATAGTGGTAAAACCTACTGTTTGCTACAAGCCCTTGCTAGAGCAGGACAAGGTGATGTAGAGAATGGTTTAATCTTTTCTGGCGCGAATGTTAGGTACACTGAGCGAATCGTGTCTATTGCCGAACTGATGGCAGAGTTAACCCAGCCTCAAACGGCGATTGCGCTTTAA